A stretch of DNA from Lycium ferocissimum isolate CSIRO_LF1 chromosome 4, AGI_CSIRO_Lferr_CH_V1, whole genome shotgun sequence:
GCTCATGattgaatgattttattgaGTAATCGGAAGAGACTCTTAAATAATTTATCTTGGGTTATAAGCTGACGATATTTATGAGAAGTCGTCTGAAGATCTATTTCTATCCATAATTTTTGAACATTCTCAGGGcttgcattagtttaatttgtgaAATCTGTATAAATAATTGAAAGATGTTTATTAGATTCTAGAGTAAACTAATTACTTATTGAATTCGAGAGACTCAATAAAATTTAGAGGAGAATGATAAAACGAATCGAAACTGATTGCTAAAATCTTGCATCTGTCTTGTCTACTACCCTTACTTTTCATATTAATAGTAACATTTTCTTTCGTTGTCAATTGTCTTTAATTACGTTGTAGTCGATATTCGTGGTTTATAACCACAACAAAATCAAGTTTTTATTTCCTGAATAATACTGAGCAAGGTTCCGTTTGAGTAATTATTTGTATCAATCCCTGTAAAGACAATCTTAAACTACACTATCTTTGACTAGCAGCGCTTaatttatattgtgttttgcGCTCATCACATTACATAATACATGTGGCAAAACAAATCTTTACTTGAACTATGCCACATAATCTTCATGTTTAACATAAAAAGTTTCATATAGGACTAGTAGGTGTTCTTCCCCTGCAATGTAAAGACCGTTGGATGCCTTATAGCTATAGCCAGCAGAGGACCCAATAGACAAGGTCTGACCACCTGGAATTGTGGAATATGACCTCAAAGGTTCAACTGGTACCAATGTCAAGTCATGTGTTATTTTTGAGTGCAAGCTAAACCAAAAAGGATTTGATCCTTCAACTTACTTTAGTCATAGAGTAAGAGTACGCAAATGTGAAAAACATGTCAGTAAGTCCTAGTATAGAGCAGGCCTCTTGATTGGCAGGAAATACCAGGAAGTACATAGGACGTGGCTCGCCAACATGTCGAGTAGCAAATTGTGAGCAGCCCCGTCCCAAGCTATTGAAAGAACTTGAGTATTTAATGGTAAGATTTTGTTCACTGTGAACAGACTCAAAACTCCATATGTATTTTCTAAGGGCATCTGCAGTAACGAAGGTCTTGTTATGGCTAAAAATTATGACCCATTCACCTTGAGCTCCACCAGCAAGATAAGCACCGTTCACTGCATCGCAAATAAAAGAACAACATATTTCACATGCATGTTCCCCTATATCAAACCAATTGCAAGTGGGAAAGGCATTTTTTAGGGTAAATTACAGCCAAATTTCATTCAGCCAACCTGCTAAGTTCAAATCTTAGTATCTTAAGGGAGGGGGAAAACAAAAACGCATCTTATACAATGTGTGGTGTTTATAAAACATACATAATTAGCTTAAAGAATGGTATCCATGATGTCGTAAGTATCTTCAAAATTACATGAAAGCCGCGCTTGGCTAGTTACAAGCATTGACGTATCTTATACAAACTATTTGTGgtgggctttttttttttttttttttttccatctagTGTCCGGTATCCGCATTAGAGCCCGACTATATCGGGATTCGCGCCACGTAGGGCCCCATTTGGTgggaagcgctccctaccaaagattttttttatacacAAGGCCCGAACCCGAGACCTCTGGTTAAAGGAAAAGTAGCCCCATCCactgcaccacatcctttggtggtAACTATTTGTGGTGTTCATTAACATATAATTGCGCCATCTATTTTCTTACCTTATACCTTCTGTTTTTTCATCTCTTACTTCTCATTTTCAAGGGATCGCGTCGAGAGCTTGTATTTACAGTTCTttgtaaaaatttaaattttctgTATGTTATTCATCTTCCAACAAAAAATACACCATGATCTGAGGAACTCTATAAAGAGTGATTCGCGTCCTCCTATCATATTTGAAAGATAGATCGCTTTCTATCCTGATTGAGATGAAGTAAATGAAAAAGCTAAGCTTGTTTACTTGGTCATACAAATATGAAATCCAAGGTATCCAAGAGATACAAGAGAATTCCTGCTTCTATCATCCCAAAttatctccttcttctttttaatgattcaagttagtCAAGCTTCATCTATCCATGGTCATAAGTCCTTTAACCCCATCAGGAAGATCagtaattttatttataatataattaTTATAAAAGTTAGAAAACTCAAAGTAAAAAGATAATAGAagataaatattaattttacaaacaTTCGACCATCAAaagattaacatggattttcttcatcatatatgaaaattataatgAGGCTGAGGGCTTTTGCAGAGTAGGATTCTTTCGTTTTTATTAAACTAGTTAAACACGACTCAACTTCATCAGtttactttttatttaatttttattttataattcatATACGCTACTTCTATTTCATAATATTggtctattttaaaaaaaaagatatattcaTCGATGTAAGATCCACGCGCAAAACACATACTAAAGAAACAAGTAAtaatatagtagtatcatcagAGATTATAAGTGGTAAGTGCTCTATCATCTTTAATCAAAGGAGTTCGAGTCTCTCTAGGTACGGAGTCACCTAATTAAGGAGCACTTTATTCTTTAATGTGAACTTTTCAACGTGAATCCGAATTTAATTAAATTCCAATATGAATACTGGACACCAGATCgaaaacaaaaatgaataaataatacGCAGTAGTACTATAGATAGATGATGATAATGTAAAAAACGTTTAAATTGTCCTAAACAGAAAATGCAATGACAGAAATGCCACTGGTAACATCTTCACACGCCCACTCCGACAAATTCCTAACTCTCCATAGATCTATCTCCATTATTCACTATCCGATTCATACAATCTCTTAAACCTCCCAaatctcttctttccttttttttttcttttttttttttccccaaattattATTTGTACTCTCTTTTTGTAATAACTTCTCCTATTTAATAAAGGAGATTCGGTGCTCCTTTGTATTGTAATATTATACTATATAATAACTCCATACgttacctttttttaaaagaattggaACAGTAATTGGCCTTTTTGTAAACCCTAAAGTTCTTTTGATCTAGGTTTTCTTTTGGCGATTATAGTTCCGTGTGTACTCAATAATGGCGAGCTCATACTCTGCTCCAATCGGTGCCACTCAGGTTTTTCATTTGACTATATGCAGCTTAATTTTTGAGTACTTTTTTGATTGATCTTAAATggttttgtgtgtgtgtttgcaGGTGGGTTCGTACTTTGTTCAACAATACTATCAggttcttcaacaacaacctgaTTATGTTCATCAGTTTTATACTGATGCCAGCTCTATTGTTCGAGTTGATGGTGATTCCAACGAATCCGCTTCCGCTCTTGTGGTCAGATTTAACTCttcttttgtcctttttttgttttgtttactTGAAGTTTTAGAATTTGGATTATGTTTCAAGATGTGATCTAATGCTGTTATATGTGACGAGTAAAAAGgcatataaaagtaaatatctATAGGCTACGTGTTCGTTGAATAATTTGGACTATAAAGATGTAGTATCTTTTAGGGGAAACactttgtccttttttttttttttttttttactagaaATTTTAGAGTTTGGATTATGTTTCCAGATGTGGTCTAATGTGGTTATCTATGACAGTTAAAAAGAAACACAAAAGTAAGTATCTATAGGCTACGTGTTCATCGTATAATTGGACTATAAAGATACTATCTTTTAGGCAAAAAAAACTTTGTCCGTTTATGTCAGAATTATATACCTTGTATGAATAGATGTCGATCGATGCCTCTTTTCATTTAAAAGTTCAATTAACTATGCCTTAATCCCTTTTCTTTTATCTGTTTTTTGTTTACTAGAAATTTAGATTTTGGATTATGTTTCCAGATGTGATCGAATGTTATTATACATGACAAATAAAAAGAAGCCGCAAAAGTAAATACTTGCAGTCTACATGTTCGTTGAATAATGGGACTATAAGATACTATCTTTTTAGGCGAAACACTTTGTCCGTTTATGTCAGAATTACAGACCATCTATGAATAGATGTCGATCGATGTCTCTTTGTTGACTAGAAATTTTAGATTTTGGATTATGTGTCCAGATGTGATTTAATGTTGTTATCTATGACGAATAAAAAGACACACAAAAGTAAATACTTATAGGCTACGTGTTCGTTGAGTAATTGGACTATAAAGATACTATCTTTTAGGCAAACCTCATTGTCCGTTTATGTCAAAATTACAGATAATTTATGAATAAATGTCGAATGTTGCCTCTTTTCATTTAAAAGATCAATTATCTATGCcttaatccttttttttttttattattattagaagtcttagattttgaattatgtTGTTATCTATGACAAATAAAAAAACACACAAAAGTAAATACCTATAAGCTATGTGTTCGTTGAAAAATTGGACTATAAAGATACTATCTTTTAGGCAAACCACTTTGTCCGTTTATGTCAGAATTATAGACCATCTATGAATAGATGTCTATTGATGCCTCTTTTCATTTAAAAGTTCAATTAACTATGCCTTAGTCCCAAACCAGTTAGTGTCGGGCTGTCGGCTATATGTATCCTCTATATCAGCCAAACCTTAAAGGAAAGGCTGATGAAGGAAGGTAAGTGCTGCCGCGAAGGAGAGCCCGCTCTCAGACATTGATAATCTTTTACCTCGAAAGCGAAGGGGAAGGAGAAGAACGGAAAGCCCTCACTTGATTGATTGGACATTTTGATTCCTTTTCTCTCATCCTCCACCGGTTCTGTTTCAGGAAAGAGTCAATGCACAGATCTTATTTTGAATCGTTGTTTGAGGTCATATCATTCTATGAGCACGACtagtaaattatttttctttttagggaAAACTAAGAGCTTAGGAAATTAGTGACTCTCTAAAACTCAGAGCAATTACGGACCTAATAGACGTAACCTTGTTTCCAGCTATCTCTGCATTTGATTGACTTCTCATTTGTCATTCAATAGATTTTACACTCCATATAATTCAATAGATAGCTCTAACTGTATACAACACAAATCgaagaaagaaatgcattgTGTAGATTGCCAAAGATGGACCTCATCCTTAATCCCACATTGATATCTAGATCTTGCTTGGCTGAAGGCCCTTGTGTTTATTGCGGTGCCTTTTCACCAGTTTCCTACCAATGATATGTCCTGTAgaactatgttgctcggaccctTCACTTTTGCTGCCGCACCCGTGTCCGACACCGACACCGGATTCGTGTCGGATCTGGTCAAACGACAttggatactttgaccaaatccatggaccaatttgagaaaaaatttgaggccaaattgaaagaaacggAGAGCTCTTGAAGAGCGGACACTTATTGTATCTagaagagtttcaagttaattaaaaattaatatttaattataaatgaaacataactataaaaaattatttttgttttttatttctaggcatagatttagttatttttcttataattttgaattattttagccgaatccccgcacccgtatccGCACCTGGATCCGTacccccgaatcttaaaatttagattatgtcgaatccgacctctagatccgTACCCGTATCCGACACTTGAcaccgagtccgagcaacatagctgtAGAATGTAGGTTCCCCCATCTACCTTGAGAGAAACAGAGAAGAGAAGCAAATGAGAGTATCTTAAGTTTCAGCATCAATTAAATAAAGTAGTTAAACATTTAGATTGAATCTGACACAATAAGCACTCTTTTCCACTAAGTGGAATGGGTTGTACCAAACAACTATGTGTATTTCCTATTAGATTCTCACTTACTAAATTGTGAAGAAAGTAATGAGGACTCTGATTCTCTGATATAAAGGGGAGTTGCTGTCCCTATTTAATTTTATTGCTGAAAGGACCTTATGGTTGCTTCTGACTATACTCTGTTCAGTTTCTAGCTAACCTTAATTTCTTGCTTGAGATAGTACAACTAGTGTTTTTTCGGTTATGAGTCTTATCTTGTGCATGTCTTCACTGTACAGCCAATTCATACTCTGATCATGTCATTGAGTTTCTCTGGGATTAAGGTCAAGACGATAAATTCTCTTGAATCTTGGAATGGCAGTGTTCTTGTTGTGGTATCTGGTTCTGTCAAGCTGAAGGATTCCAGTGTGTGGAGGAACTTTGTGCAAACATTTTTGCTTGCACCTCAGGAGAAGGGTTACTTTGTTCTGAATGATGTCTTTCATTTTGTTAATGAGGAGGGCAGTGTACTACCTCAAGCACCAGTTGTTTCACAACACAATCTTGATGCTCAACCAACTTCCTCTAATCCTCTTGCAGAGCCACCAGGTATTGTTATATCTGGCTTGTGTAAGATGTGAAACATGCCAAGATTTTTCAGTAACAATCTTAGTTTCCTATCTGTTGTATTATTAATTGAACATGTCGAGGTATCTCCTTGCTCTCATTGTGGTTCTCTTTGGCTCTTTGCTGTGTATTAGAGGGCTAAAGTTCCTCTACACTGTACCAAGATATATTTGGAACCAGCATTACCTTTTTTATTTGTCACTGAAAACTGTGGTGctccttttcttccttttctgtATGAAGTGTGTGGTAGGGGAGAACTGCATGTACTTTATGCTGGTTTAGTTGCATGTCCTTTGTGCATAACTTTCTCTCGCAGATATTTTGCAAGCATTCTCAAAAGCATATCTGATACATGACAATTTAAGCATATGACTTAATCTCATTATAACTACTTTAGCAGCCCATGACTATGCCTTAGAGGCGGAGGCGACTGAATATATTGATTCAGTTCATATACAAGGAAATGAGGCTGTTGAAGAATACGGTTATGAAGAGCATGATCATGAGAACCTATCTGAGGCTGAAGCTGAGCCTGAGCATGATGTTGAGGCAGAGGCTGAGGCTGAGGCTGATGTTCCAGAAGAGACTCAGTGGAGGGGAGAAACTGCTCAAGTAAGGTCATTCGAGGAGGAGACTTCTTTCCCAAATAATGTGGTCGAAGCCATGCCAGAGCCTGAGCCTGTTGCAGAAGAACCTGTTGGAGAGCCTTCAAAGATTAGTTATGCCTCTATTGTAAGTACATTCATATTCTGTGCACCTTATGACTTGATCAGCACTCATCCCTTTATGCACAAGTAATAGATCCCATTATGATCATTTAACCCTGCCACATAATTGTATCAATATTAGATTTTAGGAGCTTTAAAACATTATGTTGAACAACAACTTGTCTATTCTATGGCCTCTGGATCAGTTTGAAGTATTGGTGGGTCTGTTGGGCACACATCTTTAGATGAGAATTTCTTGCGTGGACAGAGGATGAATACTCTGCGTACACCCCACCCTACCCAGGCCCACTTGTGGcattatattgttgttgatatgtatCGATATTCGATAAGCATACCCCCCACCCTCCCAGAGGAAAAGAGAGAATTTTGAAAGTGTAAAAGGAACTGACTCCATACCTCTCCTTCCacagaaaacaaagaaaatagaaaCTTGACAcacttgaaaaaagaaaaaaaagttttcataAACAAAACTAGTAAGATCATATGTTGTCACATCGTCTTATGTTCTTTGGGAACAGCTACAACATTGATTCAGTTTGGTTTATGATTTGGAATATAACTCGTTGTAATTGATAGTTAAGAGCAAAAGGAAAACCAGCACCGCCAGTTCGTATCCAGCCATATTATACCAAGAGTGCAGCTCCCGTTTCAGAGTGGCAACCTCCTGTTGAGCAGTCAAACTATATGCCCCCAGCTGCGCCAGACACCAGCCTTGACCGGGCAGATGAAGGATTATCTCAAGAAGGTAATATGAACACACTGCTTCTTAGGGTATCATTATTCTGAATAATTACATAGCATCTGAGTTccagcaagtgatagaatatgCTTTAGCATTCTTAGCATTCAATTTATGTATTGCTGATGTTAGCTCGATTTTGACTTTCTTCTGCCTCTCCCAGGGGAATCAAAGTCTGTCTATGTGAGGAATTTACCATCTACTGTATCTTCTCTCGATATTTTGCAAGAGTTTAAGAACTTCGGGAAGATCAAGCAAGATGGAGTTTTCTTAAGAAACCGCCAGGTTAGTATATCTGGCGATCTCCTTATGTTGTGACTTGTTGTCTAATGCGTGCTAATGTTTGGATTTCAATGGATTAACAGGATGTTGGCATTTGCTATGCCTTTGTTGAGTTTGAGGAAGTCCAAGGTGTCCAAAATGCAATCCAGGTTTGAATCTCACTAAGTGTGAGACTGTCATTTggtttgtttttctttataaGTAATTTGGTCCTTTACATTGCTTGATATGACTTATTTAGTTTTACCTTATCCTTGATGTGACTCTTCATAATTGTTCGCTTTATCTTTTATGCTGGTTTTTTATGTAAGCATAAAattatacatagcatttatacggttcatgtttgaaatgttttagGCTATCTGGAAATTTCTACAATGTTCTTGTTTTTCATGGTTATGGTTCTTGCTGTGAGCCATTAGTAGATGTGGCTAATCATGTGATAGAGATTCACTTGAGATATATTGAAGCTAAAGTTTGGTTGTCCCAACTATAACATCTCATTGTGTTTGACATACTTACTATCTGAAGAATCAAAGACATTCTTCTTTGCCTCGAACTgccttttgttatttttgaatcgatatatatgtattaaaaatTGCTGTCTGCAATTATTAAACTGATGGGTGTCTAAATTTAGACCCTAAATTGATCATTTTCATGCTTTTACTTGGATCACATTATTCTTTTTGAGGTGGGGTGGGGTAAAAGTTTATGAATACTGCCATAAGTTTATATTGAGGGATTGTCTTTATATGTCATGTGAACCCTCTTTATGTCTAGTAGATCATaccattttttgttttctacTTGCTTAGGCATCACCAATACAGTTGGCTGGAAGGCAAGTCTACATTGAGGAGAGGAGACCAGCCAGCAGTAGCATGTCTCGTGGAGGAAGTATGTGCCTCGAAACTGACTTCAATTCTAAAATGTCTTGATCTTATTCTTATGTTGGTTTATCTTGTGTGCTTTGCAAGTCTTTTTGATCAAATCAAGATTATTGTCCTTGGATATTTTGACTTACTTCTTTGCCTTGACTTTAACCTTCATTTGTTAGTCCACTTTTTCTGAAGTGATCCTGGTTAGGAAACATTCCTCTTATTGTTACTTTTAGATTGGGAGGCCGCCAATTTTTGAATTCTAAAAATGATTGTCCAGTTCTTATCAATTATCGAGTGGGAAGCATATAAAGTATAGAATTTCTCATTTGCTTGGCATAAGTGTGTCTATGCCAAGAAGCACCCAGGAGTGTGGTTAAGTGGGTACAAATCTTGGAGAGCAGGATTCAAGTCCCAGCATAGACAAAAACACAAGGTGAGTTATTCTTATCTGCTTAAGCCTCGGTGGGGCCGAGTTACCCGGTACATGTGCTGATGGGAGGTGACAGGTAACCGGTTCGGACGCTACTGTAATAAAGATAGTATCTGTGCTTAAGAGGGAAATGAGGGTTTAATTGCAAATAAGGGCATATGAGATGAATGTTCGAGAACTGGTACAAGACTCAGAAATCTAACATTGAAGGATGGACATAATGAAGTAGAAATGGTGATGGAATAATGTGGATAATCTCTCAAGAAAAAAGCTCTTTCAGTGAAGAGTCAAATAGGATATACAGAGGCGGGTCCCCATTGAAGAGATCTTGTTAAGCCTCCAAATAACACAATTCTGTAGGCTTCTTCGAGGTGAAAAGCACTGTCTTATACTCTTTGGAACTCAGTTGAATGCAGTGGTGGGAGAATAGCCGCGCACTCGTTGTTCCTTCCGGTGTTACAGATAATGGTTAGAAGGTTTAAGGTGTCAAACAAGAGGCGAGCCCGTTGAAGGGACAGATTAGGACAGAATTAAACAGAAAGGAATCCCAAATTGGCATGCCCCATTACTTTTGGATTTACTAGGAGTAGTGTCCTCGGCCAAAGTCCAATATGGGATATGGTGTATTTGGCTTGTACCAAACTCAGGCATCGCACACAGCTTGGCTCTTTTTGTGCCAATACCCCGGTGCTCgctataactttttttttgtatggtatatgatagggtgcaaatctttttctttttcatgattGGTCCCTTTTGATAACTGAAAATTGGCCTTCTACATCTGTCATGGTCGGTTCATGAGAAATTTTATTGTAAGAGTGCAGATAGCCGATAAAGGAGGTACTAACATAATTCTACGGTTAAAATACTGTGTAGTGGCTGTTGCCATTTATTTTgcatatttgaccctttttcgcTAACAGTCTTCTCTAAATGCTTTGATCAGGATCAGGAAGGGGAAGAGGCAGAGGAGGTCGTTCTGGTGGGCGGACTTTTGGTAGCGGAAGCAATCCTGATGATAGAGTGAAGAGCAATGGCTTCCGCGGTACATCATATTAGAAGTATGAAATGCCAAACTTGCCAACTAAGTTATGATTCTGCGGATGAGGATCAATAAGGAACGTGGTACTGGTTTCTA
This window harbors:
- the LOC132053037 gene encoding nuclear transport factor 2 isoform X1, with product MASSYSAPIGATQVGSYFVQQYYQVLQQQPDYVHQFYTDASSIVRVDGDSNESASALVPIHTLIMSLSFSGIKVKTINSLESWNGSVLVVVSGSVKLKDSSVWRNFVQTFLLAPQEKGYFVLNDVFHFVNEEGSVLPQAPVVSQHNLDAQPTSSNPLAEPPAAHDYALEAEATEYIDSVHIQGNEAVEEYGYEEHDHENLSEAEAEPEHDVEAEAEAEADVPEETQWRGETAQVRSFEEETSFPNNVVEAMPEPEPVAEEPVGEPSKISYASILRAKGKPAPPVRIQPYYTKSAAPVSEWQPPVEQSNYMPPAAPDTSLDRADEGLSQEGESKSVYVRNLPSTVSSLDILQEFKNFGKIKQDGVFLRNRQDVGICYAFVEFEEVQGVQNAIQASPIQLAGRQVYIEERRPASSSMSRGGRSGRGRGRGGRSGGRTFGSGSNPDDRVKSNGFRGTSY
- the LOC132053037 gene encoding nuclear transport factor 2 isoform X2; this encodes MASSYSAPIGATQVGSYFVQQYYQVLQQQPDYVHQFYTDASSIVRVDGDSNESASALVPIHTLIMSLSFSGIKVKTINSLESWNGSVLVVVSGSVKLKDSSVWRNFVQTFLLAPQEKGYFVLNDVFHFVNEEGSVLPQAPVVSQHNLDAQPTSSNPLAEPPAHDYALEAEATEYIDSVHIQGNEAVEEYGYEEHDHENLSEAEAEPEHDVEAEAEAEADVPEETQWRGETAQVRSFEEETSFPNNVVEAMPEPEPVAEEPVGEPSKISYASILRAKGKPAPPVRIQPYYTKSAAPVSEWQPPVEQSNYMPPAAPDTSLDRADEGLSQEGESKSVYVRNLPSTVSSLDILQEFKNFGKIKQDGVFLRNRQDVGICYAFVEFEEVQGVQNAIQASPIQLAGRQVYIEERRPASSSMSRGGRSGRGRGRGGRSGGRTFGSGSNPDDRVKSNGFRGTSY